Below is a window of Impatiens glandulifera chromosome 2, dImpGla2.1, whole genome shotgun sequence DNA.
CTTGGTTTGATTAAGGAATGTCTTAAGTTTGAACAGTCAACAAATACttattaatatgttatatataatagattatcAAGTGTTCtccaaatcaattaaaaatgttgtcaactgatgaaacaaaataattgcATTATCCACTTTATCTAagaattatgaaaaattaatctTTGGATAAGGATTGGATTTTCTTTTTTCCATACATGATTGGACATCAGATATTGTAGTTATCTAATATTGGGATTCATAAATACAAAAGCAGGTCTctacattatttattatttatatttgacaCTACAAATTGGGTTAATCCATGTCTAGcctatataaaattaattattttaaattgggttAATCCATGTCTAGcctatataaaattaattatttgtgggTTTTTGtctgaaataattaataatatataacagaGGTCGATGGAGGGTAATTTATAGTGAGATTATGTCAAAGTGAGGTTATTTATCACCATCAGAATTACTTTTACTTTTGAAATTGTTAAAAGTAAAAGGGTAAAATTCTTTTCAATGTGATTAAATTAGatgaaatcttttaaaataaaaaatagacgAAGAAAAgtgaatttttataaatatttagatcAAACTAATATTAGTGCAGATTGCTAATTTTAATCAAGATATGTGAAAAGATATTTGGTATTTAAATTGTgcttccaaaaaaaaaattatgtggagagttgtgaaaaaaaaaatttgcaaCGAAAATTAATCTTACTAGCagaaattttcataataatctGCACAAAATGTCATTCTAACCAATACCACGGATCTTAACgtagttaattttaattttcagaaTTAGATTAGTGACAACTTCAAGAAAAGAGACGaacaaattgaaattattacTCATCTTTGTTGGTAAATTTGGAAAACAAtgaataactaatttattttcatagtACAGGCAGCGAAAGTGGACATAATTTTAAAGTTAGCTATACAAGAgtctttcaaaatataaatatctcaaAACTATCACAACAGCAAAAATCTCGAACAGTTGAAAATAACACATTCATTGCAAATATTGACGCAACAATTAACAATGATGCAAACACAAATCATATTACCGTCATTATTAGCACAAATAAAGGGGAATTATTTGCTAGCAAGACAAAagaaattaatagaaaaatgttATCATCGCTGAAATGGAAGCAATCAAACTTGCGATCATCACCGTCAAAGGTCTAAGATTCAATGACGTTCAAATTCTTTCAGATTGTCAAGAAGTTGTTAATGatataaatcctaaaaataattTCTCCTACCGACAAACTAAACTGATTCATCAATCTCTTAAACAAATTTCTTGCGATAAATATATAGTCTGATATCTCTTTGAATGTGTCCCCACCAGAGGAATTAGTTTTTGAGGAATACAAAATCAAATGGATTCCTAGAACCAAAAATCCCACTGCACATTGGATCACAAAGACACAAATAGGAAAATCTGTCAGAAGAGTGGACCGAATAAGATCTCGatatatttaaacttttattctttcaagacctTCAGACGATCCAAAAACCGATGAAAGAATATGACAAAACGAGCAAACAGTTCTAAGTCGGAACACAAATAACAATCGACAAAACGGTACAAAAAGTATAACGATGACAAATGAAGTGAGAGACGATTCACCGAGAGAAAGTCATCAATGAATGACCCAAAATCCACACACAAAgtagttttttaaatatgacTTAAAGTCTATTTAATTTCTCATATGTTGTTCCACTTTACCTACTGAGTTATATTTGTAAACGCTATGAAATGTATATaactttgacaaaaaaaaaaagaatttgagATTTCATTGCTTACAAATGAAATGGcctaatttttttagaaaaaaaaagaaataaaagaggCTACCATGAAAAAAGGTTGTTAATAATATGAAGATCGGTATCATAAAGATTGAAAGCTTATTTTAAACACTAAATTTCATAAAATGCGAGATGGAAATTCAATGAGAGGAagtgatttttatatttaacctaaTAGGGTAACAGGGTAGCATAATTTATGTTGAGAAATAAAGAAACATTAATCTAGAATCATCAAGAATAATTTGGTAAATGAATGAACATGCAAGGTTTAACAAATTTAACCAAGTAAGTTCACATGAGTTGCCTTGTTTAGATTTTGAACAACCTCTcaaacattcaagttagtgtcTTTATTTATTGGAGGATATCACATGTATATATAAAGCCTAAAAGGTATGCAACTGAAACCTATTGAATTCATATACAACAATTAATGTCGAGCCCTTTAGAAATAAGCCATTCCTAGATAAATTGATCACACTTTTCTTCTTGACTAAAAGAAGCTTGGGTACACAGTTAcaataaattaactttactaTTACATAATAGTAAAGTTATTCGTTCAACAAGAGACGATCAATAATTCATTTCAATCAGAGCACAACCGAATTCATAATTCTTTGCTTCACcgacaaaatatttattatccacTGGCATAAACAGAAGTGTTGAATATATGACATGAACATTCTTCAATCAACAAGTCAGTAATCAAACCACATTGAATTGATAATTTTGTCATAGTATTAAGAtcaatctaatttaattttatataaccaACTTGCTATCTTATATATTTGTAAGGAAAGAAGTTCGTTTCATTTTTCATACTGAATTTCAGGCTCAATTTTCTGGTAAATTTTTGAAAACCGTGAGAAATTCGTTTTgccatcaattttttttgttaagagaGTTAACTATTCAAAAACTTTAACAAATACCCCTTCTTTTTGCTAATTATACCGACCTAAGGCAGGGGAGATGCAGCAGGTTGCCATCCCAAACCACCTCTAGCCTCCTCAGCCTTGTCACTATGAAGAACAggttattagtttatatataatattattcgttttctcattaaaatataaaactaaattaattaatatgattgCATAAAAAATTATTGCAACAAGTACCATCAATTATTATACAGAGAGTCTAGATGATACCACAGCTTGACCATATGAGTTGGCAATAATCTAAATCAACTGTCTTTCAGTGCTGGTTGGTGTCTCAACACATCTCATTACCATAAAACTTTGTTGTTTACCTGACCAAagcaataaacaaaataatctaATGAGATAGAGATTTAAAGGGAGATGTACCATCCTGCATCACTTGTCCTTGAATCCTTTGGATGTCCCTCGCTGTACAATTAGTAGAAAAGTATAAGATCTTAAGAAGGACCCTGCTTTGATAGTGGAAAACAAAGAtgcatattttctttttcataaatACATTACAATTGTACTTAAAGTATGAATATTGATGAGAACTAATTAACTGTCTTTTTTCGCTTCCATTCAAATTTGACATCTTTGTTTTCTCCCTTTCCTTTCAATTGAATTCCGAGCGTTCTCGCAATGAAGGAGCAACAAATGATGTCATAAGAATAATGATATATGCAGCTATACTAATAAAGAAGCAAACTACAATGTTTGATGGGCTCAatcaaaaattgaaatatacCAATACTACATATTGTTAATACCAGAATATAGTTGAGAATATAGTTTGAGCCTTTGTTTTGAGAAGAGTCACACACTAACGAACAGATAACATAAATTAAAAGGCTGGTAAAGTATAAAATTGAAGTTCTATCACCTTTACCATTTGTCATGCACTGTAATGAAATTAACTAGTATTTAGGTCAAAGTGCCAGTTATACAGCCCTACTGAGAAATATGTGCCAGAATTTTTATATCTCAAGTCTTGTATCTAGAAAACAGGGTATTTATTAGGTGTTATGCATCGTGAATGACCATGACAGATAACCTCTAAAGGTAATCACTTACTTTCCTTGTATATGCTTGACATTTTTCTGTTCATCCCAGAAATGGGGGGAAGGTAGGCTCTGCTATATCACTGTGCCTTTACTGTTCTTTGGATTGCTTTATTCATCGATATACAATTTACCATCTAAAGGAGTCTTTCCTAGAACTTCATGGTCTGAACACAAATGCAGATGGTTACTGTCGCCTTAAATTCTGAAATTTAAAGTTTGGACAAAGGAAGGTTCCTTAAATAACTATCACCACCCAATCTCCTCAAAATGCATATGTGGATATTACACTAAGAATGCTTTTGCATCCCCAACATATTCACAATCTACTTACACAGGcctgttcttcttcttcttctttgtcaGGAGGGTAAGCTACAATTACCGGCTCCACTTATACAATaccatttataataaatttgttagaCAACCCCATGTGAAGATGGCACATGCCATGTTTCCCAATGTATCAAACTGATCTGAACAAATTGGGACCAATGATACCTCTTCTACAATAAATCCAGACAAATGTTACCTCTACATATATCACTCATCCAGCAACACCATACAACCATAACACTTCATCCATTTCTCTTAAACAATCTGTGCGTCCAATCCCAAAGAATACCACTCCACTACTTGTCTGAGATCATGGGTTTCCGCTTGCCAGTGATCGTACAATCCAAGAAAGCAATCCGACGGGCTATGTCTACTCCAATATCTTCAAACATACCCAAAGGGCACCTTGCAGTATACGTGGGAGAGACGGAGAGGAAACGCTACGTAGTCCCAATTTCATACTTGAAGCATTCTTTTTTCCAGAGCTTGTTAAGCAAAGCAGAAGAAGAGTTTGGGTTTGATCACCCAACGGGTGGTCTTACAATTCCTTGCACAGAAGAAGATTTCATTGATATCACCCGCAGCTTGAATTGTTCATGAAGTGCAAGGATGACAAGACATAAATAGTTCTAACAAAACTAACTAATAGGGCCTCcacattaaacatttttttgttagtCTCAGCTTCAACTATACTGTATTATATTGACAGTCAAATATGATATAAATCACGATGTATACAGTTCTTTGACATGAAGAGTTTAGAATATTGAATTATGTTCCTGTTGCAAAAAAATACTCATAATTCTTTTTCTtgttgatttttattgattggcaGCTTAACCAAGTCTCAAATGTTCAATCATTGAAAATTTAGTTTACTTAGTTTTGTGAAGAAGATAGCTATTTAAATATGTGTAGGTAGAAATAAAGAAGTGTTCAATTTATGACATGTGCCTTTTTTCCATTTCTGGAACCAAATATAGAATCTGTTTGAATAACATTTGAAGAAATGACAATTCCAACCTTATAGCAGCTTAGCTTTATCTCATGAAGCATCAAACCTCGAAAAGCCAAAATGGCACCAACTAAAAGAAGTATCATACAAAAGACATTGCTGAAATAATTAGACATGTAAATCATAGCTTGAGCAGATTAAATTCTTTGACTCTCAACTGCTGTAGTTCTTTGGTAGTGCATGCAGGTTACTCAGGCTAATTAATGCCTATGCATCGCATGCAAGTAGATtcaataactaattatatatatttttactgtAACATGTATTATGGCATAAACGTGTCAAGTATTCAAGTTGAACTTcctttagaaaaattaaagtaaagttttattttttattgtagaaTTATCTATTTGGAAGGAAATATGGAAAGTTAAACGATTCCGAGAATGAAATGTTATCAGTAGCAAAATCCATgagactaattgatttgctaattgaTTGGAGATTAGTTGTTCGTTGTCAAATCAATTACAATTTATATGATTCtttgtttaaatcattttctttcctacaaatgtaattttcattatttaacacTAGACTTCTTATGTACTGAAAAAAGCAATACAATTCTCTTAAAAATCcttcatggtatcagagcaaaaATTTCCATCTTGAAGAAACTCATTCACAATTTTCAGCTGCCTCCTCCAATGGTGTAAATAGTCATTGGAGGAGAACTCAAATGATTCTATAATCTCATATTttcctaaaattatttatcacaaattCCAGTgcgtttttttttctctttttttggcAGTTTCGTCGTTTCGAAACTGCACTTCAGTCGAATTTGTATCGAGCATCGTCTTCGTGTTTCAAAAGATTTCTTCCAACATTTCATCTGtccaaaaattatcatttttcactTCAAGAGTCAAGTTCCAATTTCCAAGGGCCAAAGGTCAAGAGCCAAGAGGCAAGAGCCAAGGTCCAAGAGCCACTCTTCTAACTAAGTGAATCATGGATTAGAATCAGTCAAATTGAAAGAATGTCATCAACATTTTCATCTCCTCGACAACATCCTATTAGGTGGTTAACATTCTCATCAAAGCCCTTCCCAAGTCGATTTGAGGAAGTATGTGTAAGTTGGGTACTCTCAATATCTACTACCCAACTTGAGGGGGAGTGTAGAGTTATCTCTCTATCTTCCTTGAAAGAAATATGGAAAGTCAAACGCCGAGAATGGAATGTTATCAAATAACAAATTCATCAGACTAATTGATTGGAGATTTGCTGTTGgttgtcaaatcaattataattcatataattcttTGTTTAAATCATTTCCTTTCCTGCAAatgtaattttcattatttaacacTAAACTTTTTATATACCGAAAAAAACAATAcaattctctaaaaaaaatccTTTACACAATAGAGATTAATGTGTTATCCTATGCCATTTGCCAAACTGGCACATCACTTCACTGCTTAATCATGGGCTCCATTCTAAAATTGCAAGTAGGAAGACCGATTTCTAACAAGTTAGGCAAAGCAATGGGAATAACTTAATGTCCTACCTCCTTGATAGATCCTAACAACACAGAAGAAAATGATCATATGCTATGTCTTTTATCTATGCTCTTCTACTCGACCCCAATAGAAAGGAACTTAGTCCACACAACatgataatcaaaataatactAACAAACCAGCCAATCCATATAAAACCACACATTACCAACAGACAATCTTCAAAATATTTGGCAAGATAGGTCCCCACACAAAGatatgaaatttgaattaaatgagGAGACAAAGTCATGTGATACCTCTTGATGGTGTTGGATCATTTTCTGAAAACTGCAGCTTAGGTCCATGACTAATTATACATTTGTGGCTGTCATTCAATTGGAGTACCATCTCCCTTTCCTACTATAAATACTCCATCCAAAGGATCCACTCTTAATCATTTCATCCAACACCTGGAATTAGTATTACCTTATTCCCCAAAATAGCATAAAAATTCACACATTACCGTCAAGAACATACATCCATGGCTATCAAATTTCTCAAGCACGTTTTGCCCAAGGCACGAGGGAATACAGCAGCTACCAGTGTACCTAAAGGTCATTTTGCTGTCTATGTAGGAGAGTGTGAAAAGAGGCGATTTGTGCTTCCCATTTCATACTTGAATCATCCTTCATTCCAAACTCTGCTAGAGAAAGCGGAAGAAGAGTTCGGGTTTGCTCACTCGGCGGGTGGTCTCACGATCCCATGCAAAGAAGAAGATTTTATGGACCTAATGTGCAGCTTGCATTGAATTAACATTGAAATAGCTCACGCCATCTGACATCATAACTTGTCTGACTTGATTAGCTATATGTATATAGAAAGTGAGAGAGAGAATATCTCTCAAATTTTGTAGCAGCAGTGTTTTGTAAGGTTGGCAATTGTTGTATAAAAATGCCTCTAGAGGAAATGGAACCATCTTGAATTCGATGAAAAAGTTACCGACTTTCAATGTTTATTATGCATTTAAGGCCAAGATTCTTCTAAATTCTTATATGTTACATCGTTTTGTAGAATCCGATAGCAATAATTTCCAGAGGTTGTTCATAGATATGCTTAGAGTAAGAATCCATTGTACTTCAGCTTTTTATTTTCGAAACCCAAAGGATATCTTGCCGTTTAAGtgagagaagaagagaaaatacCCTGCATAGTCCCAATTTCATATCAACCGTCATTTGTTCCAAAGCTTGTTAAGACATGCAGAAGAGGAGTTTGGGTTTGATCATCACTCATCATATGAGCTGTCTACAATTCCCTACAGAGAACAAACCTTCTTTGTCCTTTCCTGCGGCTTGATTTGCCAATGAAAAATCACACA
It encodes the following:
- the LOC124924802 gene encoding auxin-responsive protein SAUR21-like — translated: MGFRLPVIVQSKKAIRRAMSTPISSNIPKGHLAVYVGETERKRYVVPISYLKHSFFQSLLSKAEEEFGFDHPTGGLTIPCTEEDFIDITRSLNCS